Sequence from the Maribellus comscasis genome:
CCATTTTAATACATTGGTGTGGTATTCTCCCTGACAGTGAACCAGCAACTGTTTTAATTCCTTTGAATAATCAATAATAAATGTAGGATCTTCATATTTTAGTTTATTCAAAACTTCACCTACTTTTTCATCATCGGAATCGTTTACGGCTTTTACTGCCACGGTATGTCTTGATGAAGGGAAAGTTATCGGTTCAAATTTTGTATCAGCTTCTTTTGTTGTAAGCGTTTGGTTAAATTTGGTTTCCTTTAATTTAACGGTACAACCTAAATCGCCGGCAACCAGCTCATCTACCTTTTCACGGTTTTTACCGGCCGCAACAAATACTTGCGATAAACGTTCCTTGTTTCCTGATTTGCTGTTGATTAAGTCGAGTCCTTCACTAATTTTTCCGGACATTACTTTGAAATAGGTAATTTCACCAACGTGAGATTCAACAGTAGTTTTAAAAACAAATAAACTTGGAGGTTCCGATTCTTCCATTTTAACAGCTTTGCCGCTAACTACATTCCGCATTTCTCTTTCGTTTGGTGCGGGAGCTATATTGGCAATGAATTCGAGCAGGCGGCCTGCACCGATACCTTTTTTGGCTGTAGTACAAAATACCGGATACAAATCGCGTTGCAGCATTCCCAGTTTCATGCCTTTGCGCATCTCGTCTTCAGTTAAACTGCCCTTGTCAAAATACAGTTCCATTAAAGCTTCTTCATTCTCGGCAGCCATCTCAACCAGTTCGTTGTGCAGTTCTTCTGCTTTTTCCATTTCCGAATCCGGAATATCCAGAATTTCTACTTCGCCTTTATCGTTGTATTTGTACATTTTCATTTTCAATACATCGATAACGGAAGAAAAACTTGGACCGGCATCAACCGGGTATTGTACGATGGTTACTTTGTTTCCAAAAGTTGCTTTGCACTGGTCGAGCGCAGCATCAAAATTTGAATTGTCGTGATCAAGCTGGTTAAAAACAAAAACCATCGGAGAGTTCATTGCTTCGGCATGACGGCCTGCAGCTTCGGTACCTGCTTCAACACCGTTAGTCGCATTAACTAACATTAAACTCAGGTCGGTTACATTTAACGAAGAAACAACACCACCACATAAATCATCCATTCCCGGAGTGTCGAGAATATTGATTTTCACACCATTTTTTTCTGTATATAATAAAGTTGGCAGTACTGAGTTGCCATAATCGTGTTCAATATCGGTATAATCCGAAACGGTATTTTTTGCCGTTACCTCACCTTTTCTGTTAATCACTCCACCCTCGAAAAGCATAGCTTCAGCAAGGGTGGTTTTCCCACTGCCAGCATTACCCAACAGTGCAATGTTTCTGATTTGATTTGTTTTATAAACTTTCACGTGTATATGTTTTAGTTAATATTTTAAATATTTACAGATTATTTGTTAATACTGTATTTCTATCCAAATTTTTTAATCATTTCCGGCATGAAAATTTACTTCTTTGTAAAGTGAATTTTTCCCATTTTCCTTTCCCGTTTTTCGGAAGTTTTATAAAAAAGGTCACCAAAATTAGTAATAATTTATTAACAATCAAGTTCCATGAATTTGCGAGTTAATGTTATACAACTATATTTTTTTTACTGTTTTCTTTAAGCAATTATAATTCAGTTGTTTAAATGTTTTCGCTAATAGGCTGATGTTGAGTTAATGTTCTTATATTCAGATGATTGATTTGTTTCTTTTGAGGCTGTTGAATAAATATGATGTTAATTGATCGTATAAAAAGAAAGCAAGAAGTATTTATACAATTAATCAGCTTTTTATATGTTTTATTTAGACTGAATAAAAAAAGTTTTAAAAAATTGTTTGAAAAGAAAAATATTCATTTACATTTGCAATGTGATAAAAGTCATAAAAAAATGAAGCAGTATTCTTCTGAAATAAAATTGAATCCGATGGCATGTATGATGTGTATGTGTTGTCATATTCATTTTATGCGGAAGGAAATTAAAATTTGAGAGTATATAATTAGTTAAGATTTATTGCCCTTCTGCAAACAGCAGAGGGGCTTTTTGTTTTTACAGGGGTGAATGTTTAAACCTTAAAAATAACTGAGGTTGGAAGAAAATATAAAAATAAGTAGACTTTATCTTGAAAATTTATGGTTGTGAATAAGAATCGGAGCAGTGAAAAAATAAGGGAGAAAAAGAGCCGGAGCATTGTAAAAACTATTTCGTGGCGAACGATAGGAACTATTGATACCATAATAATTTCGTGGATAATTGTGGGAAATGTGAATTTTGCCATAACCATTGGCGGGGTTGAGTTGTTTACTAAAATGGCACTTTACTTTTTACACGAAAGAGCCTGGAATAAAAGCAACTTCGGCAGGGTTAAAGAAGTGCCCGTTGAATACGAAATTTAATAAATACAACAATGAAGAAGAATTTTCTGCCAATTTCCATCAATATTGAAGGGCAAAAAATTTTAATTGTCGGAGGCGGAGAAAGCGCCTTTAAAAAGTTAAAAATACTACAGCGTTTTGGAGCAGAGGTTGAGGTGTTAGCCATCGATGT
This genomic interval carries:
- a CDS encoding elongation factor G; its protein translation is MKVYKTNQIRNIALLGNAGSGKTTLAEAMLFEGGVINRKGEVTAKNTVSDYTDIEHDYGNSVLPTLLYTEKNGVKINILDTPGMDDLCGGVVSSLNVTDLSLMLVNATNGVEAGTEAAGRHAEAMNSPMVFVFNQLDHDNSNFDAALDQCKATFGNKVTIVQYPVDAGPSFSSVIDVLKMKMYKYNDKGEVEILDIPDSEMEKAEELHNELVEMAAENEEALMELYFDKGSLTEDEMRKGMKLGMLQRDLYPVFCTTAKKGIGAGRLLEFIANIAPAPNEREMRNVVSGKAVKMEESEPPSLFVFKTTVESHVGEITYFKVMSGKISEGLDLINSKSGNKERLSQVFVAAGKNREKVDELVAGDLGCTVKLKETKFNQTLTTKEADTKFEPITFPSSRHTVAVKAVNDSDDEKVGEVLNKLKYEDPTFIIDYSKELKQLLVHCQGEYHTNVLKWYFDNVHKIEVNYLQPKIPYRETITKAAQADYRHKKQSGGAGQFGEVHLVIEPYEDGSEPKSMFKFGDKEQKLSVRAVEEHKLSWGGKLIYCNCIVGGSIDARFMPAILKGIMEKMEEGPLTGSYARDIRVYVYDGKMHPVDSNEISFKLAGRNAFSMAFKNAGPKILEPIYDLNVWVPSDRMGDVMSDLQGRRAMIMGMGSEKGMEKITAKVPLKEMNKYTTSLSSITGGRGVFDISFDGYEKVPADVQDELLKAYEAEQEEE
- a CDS encoding DUF2061 domain-containing protein, which produces MNKNRSSEKIREKKSRSIVKTISWRTIGTIDTIIISWIIVGNVNFAITIGGVELFTKMALYFLHERAWNKSNFGRVKEVPVEYEI